In Anomaloglossus baeobatrachus isolate aAnoBae1 chromosome 3, aAnoBae1.hap1, whole genome shotgun sequence, one genomic interval encodes:
- the LOC142297376 gene encoding serine/threonine-protein kinase SBK1-like, which yields MEATGSFQLPKTSEKDFQILETLGSGTYGRVVMAMEKKTGTHVALKLMKKRKTKEQSFLHELCVSITLSGHEGIIFTHPIYVDSEYFYVLTQDLAPAGTLHSLIKPSVGIPEVMVKRCAVQLTSALEYMHDHSLVHRDLKPDNVLLMDKDCFHIKLSDFGLTQAIGTLVSSMSHIIPYMSPELCQLQSYEALVLRPSMDTWAFGVLLYVAFTGYFPWERAAKTILCSKILSSGNVLETKQPRQDIGPNVPLKHKNYFMPCSLKTPPSGVQ from the exons ATGGAAGCAACTGGATCATTTCAGCTCCCCAAGACCAGCGAGAAGGATTTCCAGATTTTGGAGACTCTGGGCAGCGGCACCTACGGCAGAGTGGTCATGGCTATGGAGAAGAAAACCG GAACTCACGTGGCCCTTAAACTAATGAAGAAGAGGAAGACAAAGGAACAAAGTTTCCTCCATGAGCTTTGTGTGTCCATCACCTTATCGGGTCACGAAGGGATCATCTTCACCCACCCAATCTACGTGGACTCGGAGTATTTCTATGTCCTGACTCAGGATTTGGCCCCTGCTGGAACTCTCCATTCGCTAATCAAACCCAGT GTTGGAATTCCAGAAGTGATGGTGAAGCGTTGTGCGGTACAGTTAACCAGTGCATTAGAATATATGCACGATCACTCACTGGTGCACAGAGACTTAAAACCAGATAATGTGTTACTCATGGACAAAGACTGCTTCCATATTAAATTGAGTGATTTCGGCCTGACACAAGCCATCGGTACCCTCGTGTCATCAATGTCACACATCATTCCCTACATGTCCCCAGAGCTGTGTCAATTGCAAAGCTATGAAGCTTTAGTCTTGCGACCCAGCATGGATACATGGGCCTTTGGTGTACTTCTGTATGTTGCATTCACGGGATATTTTCCTTGGGAAAGGGCCGCAAAGACGATCCTCTGTTCAAAGATTTTATCAAGTGGCAACGTTTTGGAAACCAAACAGCCCCGCCAGGACATTGGACCAAATGTTCCACTAAAGCACAAGAATTATTTCATGCCCTGCTCGCTGAAGACCCCACCATCAGGAGTCCAGTGA